From Pontibacter actiniarum, a single genomic window includes:
- a CDS encoding M56 family metallopeptidase, whose protein sequence is MNRLINLIPGELVNALGWTLLHALWQGAFVALILSVLLVLLHRRSAKTRYAVASAAMLAQLVLSAFTLSYYANAPVSTAKAFPAEVPGVTVEATAAAASFWADPVGVSQVYFEQHLPLLVLLWLLGMVLMAVRLIGGLAYTQRLRHYRTTALGERWQQQLDLLRRRLGVSQAVQLMESALVRVPMAIGVAKPVILLPVGAVAGLTQAQVEAVLAHELAHIFRKDYLLNLLQSVVDMLFFFHPAMWWVSGVVRAERENCCDDIAVALCGDKLTYARALTELETMRMPGASGAALAFSGQRGSLVNRIKRLVGQPLKPTFTEGFAAGLVLVVGVLVLSFGAVAGQQPLEGTVLEPLEEGSTAADTKADSEEAVAFMAQDSAGKNRNVVIITNKKGKVKQLYVDGKRIPKRDIDKYKSLVDQRLEATKNAPKANRDEVKALIEREQRALDRVERQVREERTVVQSFRGDRLPPLPPMPPVPPVPPVGAPALAPPPPPAPPAGASKKNKKAFQQLEQLEQLEQYEQQVEQHEQELEQYEQQVEQAVRALEQEAAVKRIAQDSLRQKEMKLRQEERATAMRARMEARQEEMQARRAEMEARREEMEARRRDHAKQMDEMKAEMVKDGLIDSNSSNLNVRINNGELFINDKKQPKKVYDKYKKWMAPDSK, encoded by the coding sequence ATGAACCGACTCATCAACCTGATCCCCGGCGAGCTGGTAAATGCCCTCGGCTGGACACTGTTGCACGCGCTGTGGCAAGGGGCCTTCGTAGCCCTGATTTTAAGTGTACTGCTGGTGCTGCTGCATCGGCGGTCGGCTAAAACCCGCTATGCGGTGGCCAGTGCGGCTATGCTGGCACAGCTGGTATTATCGGCTTTTACACTGTCTTATTACGCTAACGCACCGGTAAGTACGGCAAAGGCCTTTCCGGCGGAGGTGCCGGGCGTTACAGTAGAGGCTACTGCGGCGGCGGCATCGTTCTGGGCAGACCCGGTTGGCGTGTCGCAGGTGTACTTTGAGCAGCACCTGCCCCTGCTGGTGCTGCTGTGGCTGCTGGGCATGGTGCTGATGGCCGTGCGGCTTATAGGAGGCCTGGCGTATACGCAGCGCCTGCGCCACTACAGAACGACGGCGCTTGGGGAGCGGTGGCAACAGCAGCTTGACCTGCTGCGCCGGCGCCTGGGGGTGAGCCAGGCAGTGCAGCTTATGGAGTCTGCACTGGTGCGGGTGCCAATGGCCATCGGCGTGGCCAAGCCAGTGATCCTGCTGCCTGTGGGCGCCGTTGCCGGCCTGACGCAGGCACAGGTAGAGGCTGTGCTCGCCCACGAACTGGCACATATCTTTCGCAAAGACTACCTGCTGAACCTGCTGCAGTCGGTGGTGGACATGCTGTTCTTCTTCCACCCTGCCATGTGGTGGGTGTCCGGTGTGGTGCGCGCCGAGCGCGAGAACTGCTGCGATGACATTGCCGTGGCGCTGTGCGGCGACAAGCTGACCTACGCCCGGGCGCTTACCGAGCTGGAAACCATGCGGATGCCCGGTGCCTCGGGGGCGGCGCTTGCTTTCTCCGGGCAGCGGGGCTCCCTTGTGAATCGGATCAAGCGCCTGGTGGGGCAACCGCTGAAGCCGACCTTCACCGAGGGGTTTGCCGCAGGACTGGTACTGGTGGTGGGTGTGCTGGTGCTGTCTTTTGGAGCGGTGGCCGGACAGCAGCCGCTGGAAGGCACCGTGCTGGAGCCGTTAGAGGAAGGCTCCACGGCTGCCGACACGAAGGCGGATTCGGAGGAAGCCGTTGCGTTCATGGCGCAGGACTCGGCCGGTAAGAACCGTAACGTGGTTATCATCACAAACAAAAAGGGAAAGGTAAAGCAGCTTTACGTGGATGGCAAGCGCATCCCGAAGCGCGACATAGACAAGTACAAAAGCCTGGTGGACCAGCGCCTGGAGGCGACCAAAAACGCCCCTAAAGCCAACCGGGACGAGGTAAAGGCGCTAATAGAGCGGGAGCAACGGGCCCTTGACAGGGTCGAGCGGCAGGTAAGGGAGGAAAGAACTGTTGTGCAAAGCTTTCGCGGAGACAGGCTGCCGCCCCTGCCGCCTATGCCCCCCGTGCCCCCCGTGCCGCCAGTAGGTGCGCCAGCCCTTGCACCGCCTCCGCCGCCTGCTCCTCCTGCCGGTGCAAGCAAGAAGAATAAGAAAGCGTTCCAGCAGCTGGAACAGCTAGAACAGTTGGAGCAGTATGAACAGCAAGTAGAACAGCATGAGCAGGAACTAGAACAGTACGAGCAGCAAGTGGAGCAGGCCGTGCGCGCGCTTGAACAGGAGGCGGCAGTTAAACGTATAGCGCAGGACAGCCTTAGACAAAAAGAGATGAAGCTGAGACAAGAAGAACGAGCTACCGCAATGAGGGCCCGCATGGAGGCCCGGCAGGAGGAAATGCAAGCCAGGCGTGCCGAGATGGAAGCGCGCAGGGAGGAGATGGAAGCCCGCCGCAGAGACCACGCCAAGCAAATGGATGAGATGAAGGCGGAGATGGTG
- a CDS encoding OmpA family protein, protein MKCKFTLVLALVCFAASGRLPVLAQEMKQADKYFNNFEFSLALEAYEKVLEKEEPTLMVVQRIADSYRILNNSKEAEFWYAQAITFPNADPSNFYLYAESAKRNANYAKAKQLFLEYGSKVPAQRALANRMAASCDTAMKWMKYPEPYRLDQLKAMNSEGADFGPIRTKEGLFFSSDRMEKQQTKRNNWTGNGFIQMYFAPALSDSTWGAPEALPSVINTSYHNGPADYLEKEKTLYFTRTQVVKKKTKGTNPDPTSWFKGSDNGTHTNRHGIYMARRKGGDKGKWQKEVAFAYNNTDEYSIGHPAITPDGQVLYFASDMMGGFGETDIYYSERQPDGSWGKPVNAGSLINTSGRESFVSLGADGNLYFSSDGHIGMGGLDLFKAVGPHKAWQKVENLKYPLNTSQDDFGIMMDSTGTKGLLSSSRLSENGFDDILTFRKYQVQCTLAGEAVERIAQAGTVKTTYAPVSDALLQLIDEDTDAVVLEAKSDEKGTFKFPVMAGKKYTIKGSKSGYLAQSLSVLPDCRYESDTVQVVFEFIRDTPNKPIGIENIYYDLDKFDIKPAAALELDKLVQTLQDNPGVRIELSSHTDSRQTDEYNQVLSQLRAQSAVDYLIAKGISRDRVIARGYGESRLINGCKDGEVCSEVQHQENRRTEFKILK, encoded by the coding sequence ATGAAATGTAAGTTTACCCTCGTCCTGGCGCTCGTTTGCTTTGCAGCCAGTGGGCGCCTGCCTGTGCTGGCACAGGAAATGAAACAAGCTGACAAGTACTTTAACAACTTTGAGTTCAGCCTTGCGCTCGAGGCCTATGAGAAGGTGCTTGAGAAAGAAGAGCCGACGCTGATGGTGGTGCAGCGCATCGCCGACAGCTACCGTATCCTGAACAACAGCAAGGAGGCTGAGTTCTGGTACGCACAGGCCATCACCTTCCCGAACGCAGACCCGTCCAACTTCTACCTGTATGCGGAGTCTGCCAAGCGTAACGCCAATTACGCCAAGGCCAAACAACTGTTCCTGGAGTACGGCAGCAAGGTGCCGGCACAGCGCGCGCTGGCAAACCGTATGGCCGCCTCGTGCGACACAGCCATGAAGTGGATGAAGTACCCGGAGCCGTACAGGCTGGACCAGCTCAAAGCCATGAACTCAGAGGGGGCAGACTTTGGCCCGATTCGCACGAAGGAAGGCCTGTTCTTCTCGTCTGACAGGATGGAGAAGCAGCAGACGAAGCGCAACAACTGGACCGGCAACGGCTTTATCCAAATGTACTTTGCCCCGGCCCTGAGCGACAGCACCTGGGGAGCGCCGGAGGCACTCCCGTCGGTCATCAACACCTCGTACCACAACGGCCCGGCCGACTACCTGGAAAAGGAGAAGACGCTGTACTTTACCCGCACACAGGTGGTAAAGAAAAAGACCAAGGGCACCAACCCGGACCCCACCAGCTGGTTTAAGGGCAGCGACAACGGCACGCACACCAACCGCCACGGCATTTACATGGCCCGCCGCAAGGGAGGTGATAAAGGCAAATGGCAGAAAGAGGTTGCTTTTGCTTACAACAACACCGATGAGTACTCCATTGGCCACCCGGCTATCACACCGGACGGGCAGGTGCTGTACTTTGCCTCAGACATGATGGGCGGCTTCGGCGAAACAGATATCTACTACAGCGAGCGCCAGCCGGACGGCTCCTGGGGCAAACCCGTTAATGCGGGCTCCCTGATCAACACAAGCGGCCGAGAAAGCTTTGTCAGCCTTGGGGCCGATGGTAACTTATACTTCTCCTCCGACGGGCACATCGGTATGGGCGGCCTTGACCTTTTCAAGGCAGTAGGCCCGCACAAAGCGTGGCAGAAGGTGGAGAACCTGAAGTACCCGCTCAACACGTCGCAGGACGACTTTGGTATCATGATGGACAGCACGGGCACCAAGGGCCTGCTTTCTTCGAGCCGCCTTTCTGAGAACGGTTTTGACGACATCCTGACCTTTAGGAAATACCAGGTGCAGTGTACGCTGGCAGGCGAGGCAGTAGAGCGTATTGCCCAGGCCGGTACTGTGAAGACAACCTATGCGCCCGTTTCAGATGCATTGCTGCAGCTGATCGACGAAGATACCGATGCCGTGGTACTGGAGGCAAAGTCCGACGAGAAGGGAACATTTAAATTCCCGGTGATGGCGGGCAAAAAGTATACGATCAAAGGCAGCAAGTCGGGTTACCTGGCGCAGTCGCTGTCTGTTTTGCCGGACTGCCGCTATGAGTCGGATACAGTGCAGGTCGTGTTTGAGTTTATCCGCGACACGCCTAACAAGCCGATTGGGATTGAGAACATCTACTACGACCTCGACAAGTTCGACATCAAGCCAGCCGCCGCGCTGGAGCTGGACAAGCTGGTGCAGACGCTGCAGGATAACCCAGGCGTTCGCATTGAGCTTAGCTCCCACACCGACAGCCGCCAGACGGATGAGTACAACCAGGTGCTCTCGCAGCTGCGGGCCCAGTCTGCCGTGGATTACCTTATTGCCAAAGGCATCAGCCGCGACAGGGTAATTGCCAGAGGCTACGGTGAGTCCAGGCTGATCAACGGCTGTAAGGACGGAGAGGTTTGCTCAGAGGTGCAGCACCAGGAAAACCGCCGCACAGAGTTCAAGATCCTGAAGTAA
- a CDS encoding BlaI/MecI/CopY family transcriptional regulator, with amino-acid sequence MALSQIPKPTESELEILQVLWQHGPSTVRFVHEELAKTKDAGYTTTLKIMQLMTEKGMLEADKSSRSHIFRPLLQEEDTQQQLLNRFLDTAFRGSASKLVMQALGNSRTSKEELDEIRDLLDKLEGGEK; translated from the coding sequence ATGGCCTTATCTCAAATACCTAAACCTACCGAGTCAGAGCTGGAGATACTGCAGGTACTCTGGCAGCATGGCCCGAGCACTGTGCGCTTTGTGCATGAAGAGCTTGCCAAAACAAAGGACGCCGGCTACACTACCACGCTTAAGATTATGCAGCTGATGACGGAAAAGGGAATGCTGGAGGCGGATAAGTCAAGCCGCTCCCACATCTTCAGGCCATTGCTGCAGGAGGAGGATACGCAACAGCAGCTGCTCAACCGCTTTCTCGATACGGCCTTTCGCGGTTCGGCCAGCAAGCTGGTTATGCAGGCGCTGGGCAACAGCCGCACCTCCAAAGAAGAACTGGATGAAATCAGAGACCTGTTAGATAAACTGGAAGGAGGAGAAAAATGA
- a CDS encoding type IX secretion system membrane protein PorP/SprF — translation MATNVKAIQKLIILLGIVAAPAAFAQQAPQYSQYIFNELVVNPAYAGSKQILHANITYRTQWTGLEGAPTSQTLSVDGPTGSKNLGWGLHLINDEIGAQSQTGVYGALSTRIKLDRYSELSLGVAVGVSQYTLDGTKLDPGSEELDQAIPEGRVSQVLPDLKIGTFYNTERYYVGFSVANLVPFKDDKTEIATPRRHYFLSSGYVFDISRNVRLKPSILIKEDFRSPTAVDLNSFVLLHNRIWFGASYRTAVPMFTNQEMKQLEKRNALALITQVYATQRLRIGYSYDISLNELKNYSSHEVSLGYYFLKKKFGRILTPRNL, via the coding sequence ATGGCAACAAACGTGAAGGCAATTCAGAAATTAATCATCCTGCTGGGCATCGTGGCGGCACCCGCGGCGTTTGCACAGCAGGCTCCGCAGTACAGCCAGTACATCTTTAATGAGCTGGTGGTAAACCCTGCCTATGCTGGCAGTAAACAGATACTGCACGCCAACATCACCTACCGCACCCAATGGACGGGGCTGGAGGGCGCACCGACGTCGCAGACCCTGAGCGTGGACGGTCCCACAGGCAGCAAGAACCTGGGCTGGGGCCTGCACCTGATCAACGATGAGATCGGGGCGCAGAGCCAGACGGGGGTGTACGGGGCACTGTCTACCAGAATTAAGCTGGACCGCTACTCCGAGCTCTCCCTGGGGGTGGCCGTGGGGGTGTCGCAGTACACGTTGGATGGGACCAAACTGGACCCCGGCAGCGAGGAACTGGACCAGGCCATTCCGGAAGGGCGCGTGTCGCAGGTGCTGCCAGACCTGAAGATCGGCACCTTCTATAACACGGAGCGCTACTATGTGGGGTTCTCTGTTGCCAACCTGGTGCCATTCAAGGATGACAAAACGGAGATCGCCACACCGCGCCGCCACTACTTCCTGTCCAGCGGCTACGTGTTCGACATCAGCCGCAACGTACGCCTGAAGCCAAGCATCCTGATAAAGGAGGACTTCAGGAGCCCGACAGCCGTGGACCTGAACTCCTTTGTGCTGCTGCACAACCGCATCTGGTTCGGTGCCTCGTACCGTACCGCGGTGCCGATGTTTACCAACCAGGAGATGAAGCAGCTGGAAAAGCGGAACGCGCTGGCCCTGATCACGCAGGTGTATGCTACGCAAAGGCTGCGGATCGGATATTCTTACGATATTAGCCTCAACGAATTGAAAAATTACTCAAGCCATGAAGTATCTTTGGGCTACTATTTCCTGAAGAAGAAGTTTGGCCGCATCCTGACTCCTCGAAACCTATAG